From one Conexibacter woesei Iso977N genomic stretch:
- a CDS encoding dihydrofolate reductase family protein, which translates to MSAKLVYGVTMSLDGFIAGPGGDMGWLTPHIGPNPAVPEFIAQVGALLVGHRTFLGDDPHKSDAERAGKPFGGGWEGLQVVLTHHPEQHAEPIPDVVFVSDLDDAIDRAQHAAGDGRVVNVLGAQTARACLDAGRLDELLVFIAPVLLGDGTRLFERPGGADVRLERLEVDARAERATLIRFRVL; encoded by the coding sequence ATGAGCGCGAAGCTGGTCTATGGCGTGACGATGTCGCTCGACGGCTTCATCGCCGGGCCGGGTGGCGACATGGGGTGGTTGACCCCGCACATCGGGCCCAACCCCGCGGTGCCGGAGTTCATCGCGCAGGTCGGCGCGCTGCTGGTCGGCCACCGGACGTTCCTGGGCGACGACCCGCACAAGAGCGACGCCGAGCGCGCGGGCAAGCCGTTCGGCGGCGGCTGGGAGGGCCTGCAGGTCGTGCTCACCCACCACCCGGAGCAGCACGCGGAGCCGATCCCGGACGTCGTGTTCGTCAGCGACCTCGACGACGCGATCGACCGCGCGCAGCACGCGGCCGGCGACGGCAGGGTCGTCAACGTCCTCGGCGCGCAGACCGCCCGCGCCTGCCTCGACGCGGGCCGCCTCGACGAGCTGCTGGTCTTCATCGCGCCCGTCCTGCTCGGCGACGGCACCCGCCTGTTCGAGCGCCCCGGCGGCGCCGACGTGCGCTTGGAGCGCCTCGAAGTCGACGCCCGCGCCGAGCGGGCGACGCTGATCCGCTTCCGCGTTCTCTAG
- a CDS encoding SOS response-associated peptidase, translating to MCGRYSLATPAQNDLRGRFGLSESLEVRQRFNVAPGDDVVAVTTSKEGEPRGELLRWGLVPFWARDVKVGYKMINARSETVAEKPAFRDALKTRRCLIVADGFYEWQPRPDRASRKKQPFHITRADGAPFAFAGLWASWHGDGAPEDGLRTCTIITTAANAKLTDIHDRMPVILPDQAAEEAWLDHATPAPLLPELLVALPDDLTARRAVGPAVSDARHDAPDCLDDAPPEDDPAGGGDAALSLF from the coding sequence ATGTGCGGGCGGTACTCGCTCGCGACGCCGGCCCAGAACGACCTGCGCGGCCGCTTCGGCCTGAGCGAGTCGCTCGAGGTCCGGCAGCGCTTCAACGTCGCGCCCGGTGACGACGTCGTCGCGGTCACGACCTCCAAGGAGGGCGAGCCGCGCGGCGAGCTGCTGCGCTGGGGCCTGGTCCCGTTCTGGGCCAGGGACGTCAAGGTCGGCTACAAGATGATCAACGCGCGGTCCGAGACCGTCGCGGAGAAGCCGGCGTTCCGCGACGCGCTGAAGACGCGCCGCTGCCTGATCGTCGCCGACGGCTTCTACGAGTGGCAGCCGCGGCCGGACCGCGCGTCGCGCAAGAAGCAGCCGTTCCACATCACGCGCGCCGACGGCGCGCCGTTCGCGTTCGCGGGCCTGTGGGCGTCCTGGCACGGCGACGGCGCGCCCGAGGACGGGCTGCGGACGTGCACGATCATCACGACGGCGGCCAACGCCAAGCTCACCGACATCCACGACCGGATGCCGGTGATCCTCCCCGACCAGGCGGCCGAGGAGGCGTGGCTGGACCACGCGACGCCCGCGCCGCTGCTCCCGGAGCTGCTGGTGGCCCTGCCGGACGACCTGACCGCCCGCCGCGCCGTCGGCCCCGCGGTCAGCGACGCGCGCCACGACGCGCCGGACTGCCTCGACGACGCGCCGCCCGAGGACGACCCGGCGGGCGGCGGCGACGCAGCCCTCAGCCTGTTCTGA
- a CDS encoding CGNR zinc finger domain-containing protein — protein sequence MERFDPGRQPSGRTPAPGRLGLVQAFANSFWDLDGGGADEWADAAGYGRWLAARGFGGGERVSEDDRVRAIELREALRRIALGHHDGVAPEASDMVVLNTAARSAPLALRFEPDGSAIHVPSGDGPDAALALVLGVVAEAQADGRWSRVKACPGPHCGWLFYDASRNRSRQWCSMEICGNRVKGREFRARRRGAQEVA from the coding sequence GTGGAGCGCTTCGACCCCGGCCGCCAGCCCTCCGGACGCACGCCCGCGCCCGGCCGGCTCGGGCTGGTCCAGGCGTTCGCGAACTCGTTCTGGGACCTGGACGGCGGGGGCGCCGACGAGTGGGCGGACGCCGCCGGCTACGGGCGCTGGCTGGCGGCGCGCGGGTTCGGGGGCGGCGAGCGCGTGTCGGAGGACGACCGAGTGCGGGCGATCGAGCTGCGTGAGGCGCTGCGGCGGATCGCGCTGGGCCATCATGATGGTGTCGCTCCGGAGGCGAGCGACATGGTGGTGTTGAACACCGCCGCCCGGAGCGCCCCGTTGGCGCTGCGCTTCGAGCCCGACGGCTCCGCGATCCACGTCCCCTCCGGCGACGGCCCGGACGCCGCGCTGGCGCTGGTCCTCGGCGTCGTCGCCGAGGCGCAGGCGGACGGGCGCTGGTCGCGCGTCAAGGCGTGCCCCGGCCCGCACTGCGGCTGGCTGTTCTACGACGCGTCGCGCAACCGCTCGCGCCAGTGGTGCTCGATGGAGATCTGCGGCAACCGCGTCAAGGGCCGCGAGTTCCGCGCGCGCCGCCGCGGGGCACAGGAGGTGGCATGA